Proteins found in one Seonamhaeicola sp. S2-3 genomic segment:
- a CDS encoding glutamate synthase subunit beta, with product MGKVTGFKEFDRQDEAYKPVEDRVKHYKEFTIPLSEEEITKQGSRCMDCGIPFCHSGCPLGNLIPDFNHMVHQGEWRKASWILHSTNNFPEFTGRLCPAPCEKSCVLGIIEDPISIENIEKQIVERAFKEGWIKPCPPKTRTDKTIAIVGSGPAGLAAAQQLNRAGHTVTVFERDDEIGGLLRYGIPNFKMEKEIIDRRLAILKAEGITFKTNVNVGVNYDVEELKAFDAVVLCGGATQRRSLPTPGIDADGVVQAMDFLTQQTKVLFGKEVKNQVLATGKDVIVIGGGDTGSDCIGTSNRQGAKSVTNFEIMPKPPGHRSPTTPWPYWPLQLKTSSSHQEGCNRNWLINTKEFITDENGKLTALKTVNVEWEMIPGERPKLIEIEGTEKIWPCDLALLALGFTGPESTLADKLGIETDARSNYKAEYGKYQTNIPNIFTAGDMRRGQSLIVWAISEGREAARQVDIFLMGKSDLPTKNEAGDLVSLH from the coding sequence ATGGGAAAAGTAACAGGATTTAAAGAATTTGATAGACAAGACGAAGCTTACAAACCGGTTGAAGACCGTGTAAAGCACTATAAAGAATTTACTATTCCTTTATCTGAGGAAGAAATAACAAAACAAGGGTCTCGCTGTATGGATTGCGGTATTCCGTTTTGTCATAGTGGTTGCCCTCTTGGGAATTTAATCCCAGATTTTAACCACATGGTTCACCAAGGTGAATGGCGAAAGGCATCATGGATATTACACTCTACAAATAATTTCCCAGAATTCACAGGTAGATTATGTCCTGCCCCTTGTGAAAAATCATGTGTACTGGGTATCATTGAAGATCCTATTTCAATAGAAAATATAGAAAAACAAATTGTAGAACGTGCTTTTAAAGAAGGTTGGATAAAACCATGTCCTCCTAAAACACGTACAGACAAAACTATTGCCATTGTAGGTTCTGGACCAGCAGGTTTAGCCGCTGCGCAACAATTAAATAGAGCTGGACACACCGTTACCGTTTTTGAAAGAGATGATGAAATAGGTGGTTTATTACGCTATGGTATTCCTAACTTTAAAATGGAAAAAGAAATCATAGACAGACGTTTAGCTATTTTGAAAGCAGAAGGCATCACATTTAAAACCAATGTAAATGTTGGCGTTAATTATGATGTAGAAGAACTAAAAGCCTTTGACGCTGTAGTACTTTGTGGTGGTGCAACTCAAAGACGTAGTTTACCAACACCTGGTATTGATGCCGATGGCGTTGTACAAGCTATGGATTTCTTAACCCAACAAACTAAAGTATTATTTGGTAAAGAGGTAAAAAACCAAGTTTTAGCAACTGGTAAAGATGTTATTGTTATTGGTGGTGGAGATACTGGTTCAGACTGTATTGGAACTTCAAACAGACAAGGTGCAAAATCGGTTACCAATTTTGAGATTATGCCTAAACCTCCAGGACATCGTTCACCTACAACTCCTTGGCCTTATTGGCCTTTACAATTAAAAACATCTTCTTCGCATCAAGAAGGGTGTAATCGTAATTGGCTAATTAATACTAAAGAATTTATAACAGATGAAAACGGAAAATTAACTGCTTTAAAAACCGTTAATGTAGAATGGGAAATGATTCCTGGTGAAAGACCAAAACTAATTGAAATTGAAGGTACAGAAAAAATATGGCCTTGTGATTTAGCTTTATTAGCACTTGGTTTTACAGGACCAGAAAGTACTTTAGCCGATAAATTAGGTATTGAAACAGATGCACGCTCTAACTATAAGGCTGAGTACGGAAAGTACCAAACTAATATTCCAAACATTTTTACTGCTGGTGATATGCGCCGCGGACAATCATTAATTGTTTGGGCTATTTCTGAAGGTAGAGAAGCTGCAAGACAAGTTGATATTTTCTTAATGGGTAAATCTGATTTACCAACTAAAAATGAAGCTGGTGATTTAGTGAGTTTACACTAA
- a CDS encoding LytTR family DNA-binding domain-containing protein, with protein MINTIIIDDEQHCIDALLKLTNKHSDVFNVVKTCTNLTSAIEATKALNPDLVFLDVEINNQTGFEYLQQVKHLNFMVVFTTAYSKYAVKAFKFAALHYLLKPIDLDDFDEVVSRLKSQKSTEDVNKKIDTLLYNLKEDTTKKRISVNTINECVVLDVSSIIYCEANVNYTDIYIENGKKITSSKTLKRFEEMLNESGFYRVSQSCLVNLSHVKKYTKTKPPYVVMSNAEKVKVSLSSKEGFLKQLLNL; from the coding sequence ATGATTAACACAATAATTATAGATGATGAGCAGCATTGTATTGATGCTTTGCTTAAGTTAACCAATAAGCACAGTGATGTTTTTAATGTTGTTAAAACATGCACAAACCTTACAAGTGCTATTGAAGCAACAAAGGCATTAAACCCCGATTTGGTTTTTTTAGATGTTGAAATTAATAATCAAACAGGGTTTGAGTATTTACAACAAGTTAAACACTTAAATTTTATGGTAGTTTTCACTACAGCTTACAGTAAATACGCAGTAAAAGCTTTTAAATTTGCGGCGCTTCATTATTTATTAAAACCAATTGATTTAGATGATTTTGATGAGGTAGTTAGTAGATTGAAATCTCAAAAATCTACTGAAGATGTAAATAAAAAAATAGATACATTGCTTTATAATTTAAAAGAAGACACTACCAAAAAACGTATAAGTGTAAACACTATAAATGAATGTGTTGTTTTAGATGTTTCTAGTATTATTTATTGTGAAGCTAATGTAAATTATACAGATATTTACATTGAAAACGGAAAGAAAATAACAAGCTCAAAAACTCTAAAGCGTTTTGAAGAAATGCTAAACGAAAGTGGTTTTTACAGAGTAAGTCAGTCGTGTTTGGTAAACCTAAGCCACGTAAAAAAATACACAAAAACAAAACCACCATATGTTGTAATGAGTAATGCTGAAAAAGTTAAAGTATCATTAAGTAGTAAGGAAGGGTTTTTAAAACAGTTATTGAATTTATAG
- a CDS encoding tetratricopeptide repeat protein — MFFLLSVVLVAQQREIDSLENQLRSTKLSDSTRLNLLTDLGYYYYSINTKKGLKVLDEAVALAKSLKDTDKEARAYQYKGHNYSTIGNDSMALAMYDKAGEIYKADNNFNKQARLIYNKGLIYFNKSDYIKANKCNIEAFEAFKKANDSVLMAKMLNSMGVNYMYLSDYPTSLSNYLEALTIYRHLNDTLSLDFANTTENLGILYTKLKTYNKALVYHEKASKIYKTLDYKYGLANSYNNIGNIYDYLRQQQKAIENYQKSYGIMQKSGNKLGMASALTNIGIVNVGLKKHNKALNNFNKAKALYQKLSNTNNLAIVYNYMGESYLNTSNLYKAKNHYQNAYNLAKKVQNLSLQVSALEGLTQVNKQLKNYKNAYNYINEAVKLKDSFNSIEKKGELVRLEEKYKYQNEKSILENNHKQEQLVFANELERQKFIKTTYLAVGGIIVCFVIGLMVFYKKKRDADFNTKVATTELRALRAQMNPHFIFNTLNSINNYIVSNKVDDASNYLTKFSKLMRQTLEVSMYENITVEEDIKLLENYLDIEKKRIPNTFNYEITVDDDIDKSNVLVPSMIMQPFVENSIWHGVSKLNDAGVITIQVKKINNQQLCYSVDDNGVGMPLANKKNMAHTSLGIKITKDRIAVLNKTKKTNAQVKIINKSVGTRVEVVLPFQLAYLNDD, encoded by the coding sequence TTGTTTTTTTTACTAAGTGTTGTTTTGGTAGCTCAACAGAGAGAAATAGACTCTTTAGAAAATCAATTGCGAAGCACTAAGTTGTCAGATTCTACAAGATTAAATTTGTTAACAGATTTAGGGTATTATTACTATTCCATTAACACAAAAAAAGGGTTAAAAGTCTTAGATGAAGCAGTTGCACTTGCCAAAAGTTTAAAAGATACAGATAAAGAAGCCAGAGCATATCAATACAAGGGGCATAATTATTCAACTATAGGTAATGATTCTATGGCTTTAGCTATGTATGATAAGGCAGGTGAAATTTATAAAGCCGATAATAATTTTAATAAGCAGGCAAGACTTATTTATAATAAAGGTCTCATTTATTTCAACAAAAGTGATTATATTAAGGCTAATAAATGTAATATTGAAGCCTTTGAAGCCTTTAAAAAAGCCAACGATAGTGTGTTAATGGCGAAAATGCTTAACAGTATGGGGGTGAATTACATGTATTTGTCTGATTACCCAACGTCTTTATCAAATTATTTAGAGGCACTTACTATTTATAGGCATTTAAATGATACTCTTAGTTTAGATTTTGCTAATACCACCGAAAACCTTGGGATTTTATATACTAAGTTAAAAACATATAATAAGGCATTAGTATATCATGAAAAAGCTTCAAAAATTTATAAAACTTTAGATTATAAATACGGTTTAGCAAATAGTTACAACAATATTGGTAACATTTATGATTATTTACGTCAGCAACAAAAAGCCATTGAAAATTACCAAAAATCATATGGTATAATGCAAAAAAGCGGAAATAAATTGGGAATGGCCAGCGCCCTAACTAATATAGGCATTGTAAACGTTGGATTAAAAAAACACAATAAAGCGCTAAACAATTTTAACAAAGCTAAAGCGCTTTATCAAAAGTTGAGCAATACCAACAATTTAGCCATAGTTTATAACTATATGGGAGAAAGTTACTTAAATACAAGTAATTTATATAAAGCTAAAAATCATTATCAAAACGCCTATAATTTAGCTAAAAAAGTCCAAAATTTATCATTGCAAGTATCTGCTTTAGAAGGTTTAACACAAGTAAACAAGCAATTAAAAAACTATAAAAACGCTTATAATTATATTAATGAAGCAGTTAAATTAAAAGACAGTTTTAATTCAATTGAAAAGAAAGGAGAGTTAGTAAGACTTGAAGAAAAATACAAGTACCAAAATGAAAAAAGTATACTAGAAAATAATCACAAACAAGAACAGTTAGTTTTTGCAAATGAATTAGAGAGACAAAAATTTATAAAAACAACCTATTTAGCTGTTGGCGGTATTATTGTATGTTTTGTAATTGGGCTAATGGTTTTTTATAAGAAAAAACGAGACGCCGATTTTAACACCAAAGTTGCTACAACCGAATTAAGAGCATTACGTGCTCAAATGAATCCGCATTTCATTTTCAATACATTAAATTCTATAAATAATTATATTGTTAGTAATAAGGTTGATGATGCGTCAAATTACCTTACTAAATTTTCCAAACTAATGAGACAGACATTAGAGGTGTCTATGTATGAAAATATTACTGTTGAAGAAGATATAAAACTGTTAGAAAATTATTTAGATATTGAAAAAAAACGCATTCCTAACACATTCAATTATGAAATTACTGTTGATGATGACATTGATAAAAGTAACGTTTTAGTTCCATCAATGATTATGCAGCCTTTTGTTGAAAATAGTATTTGGCACGGTGTGTCAAAACTTAACGATGCTGGTGTAATTACCATTCAAGTTAAAAAAATAAACAACCAACAACTGTGTTACAGTGTAGATGATAACGGTGTGGGTATGCCACTTGCAAACAAAAAGAATATGGCGCACACATCATTGGGTATAAAAATTACAAAAGATAGAATTGCGGTTTTAAACAAAACCAAAAAAACAAACGCACAAGTTAAAATTATTAATAAAAGTGTAGGTACAAGAGTAGAAGTTGTATTGCCCTTTCAGTTAGCCTATTTAAATGATGATTAA